A genomic stretch from Flavobacterium nitratireducens includes:
- a CDS encoding MoaD/ThiS family protein, with protein MLSVKYFGAVAEKTKVQGENIPFSNLSLQELVDELEQKYDLGSLSYSIAVNQKLVQDKNSYMLMTNDVVALLPPFAGG; from the coding sequence TGGTGCTGTAGCCGAGAAAACAAAAGTTCAAGGAGAGAATATTCCTTTTTCTAATTTATCTTTACAGGAATTAGTAGATGAATTAGAACAAAAATACGATTTAGGCTCGCTTTCTTATAGTATTGCGGTCAATCAAAAACTGGTACAAGACAAAAACAGTTACATGTTAATGACTAATGATGTTGTTGCTTTGTTGCCTCCTTTTGCCGGAGGTTAA
- a CDS encoding HesA/MoeB/ThiF family protein — translation MRYNRQIILPEVGEKGQEKLGQAKVLIIGAGGLGAAILPYLVAAGIGEIGIIDDDAIEISNLQRQVIYKSDAIGKSKALEAKAMALSLNPSIQINAITDTLNAKNAIPLFEYYDIMVDATDNLQTKYLINDACQVTNKPFVYGSIYKFQGQISVFNYQNGPTYRCLFPDESSNSKNCVDAGVMGISVGIIGMFQANEVLKMVLGIGNVLSGELLIYNMLTNDQQKFDLVRTSENSLSKSDFEKKYNSIPAPVLEISARLALEKINDSQVLFLDVRNVEELPKVRFRNGIQIPLSELENNLSILDSNKKILVYCQSGIRSKTAVEILKKNQFPNVQSVSGGALKLEEVIANNILSI, via the coding sequence ATGCGATACAATCGACAAATTATACTTCCTGAAGTGGGTGAAAAAGGCCAGGAAAAACTAGGCCAAGCTAAGGTATTGATTATTGGTGCCGGTGGTTTGGGTGCGGCAATTTTACCGTATTTGGTAGCAGCCGGAATTGGAGAAATAGGGATTATTGATGATGATGCTATCGAAATCAGTAATCTGCAACGGCAGGTAATCTATAAAAGTGATGCCATAGGAAAATCCAAAGCATTAGAAGCTAAGGCGATGGCTTTGTCTTTGAATCCTTCGATTCAGATTAATGCCATTACCGATACTTTGAATGCTAAAAATGCCATTCCTTTATTCGAATATTATGATATTATGGTCGATGCGACCGATAATTTGCAAACCAAATATTTGATAAATGATGCCTGTCAAGTAACCAACAAGCCTTTTGTTTACGGATCTATTTATAAATTCCAAGGTCAGATTTCGGTTTTTAATTATCAAAACGGACCTACCTACCGTTGTCTTTTTCCGGATGAATCTTCAAACAGTAAAAACTGTGTAGATGCCGGTGTAATGGGAATTTCAGTTGGGATTATTGGCATGTTTCAGGCTAATGAAGTTTTAAAAATGGTTCTGGGAATTGGCAATGTACTTTCGGGCGAATTGTTGATTTATAATATGCTAACGAATGACCAACAAAAATTTGATTTAGTAAGAACTTCGGAAAATTCATTAAGTAAATCAGATTTTGAAAAGAAATATAATAGCATTCCTGCTCCAGTTTTAGAGATTTCTGCCCGATTAGCATTGGAAAAAATTAATGATAGTCAAGTGCTTTTTTTGGATGTTCGAAATGTAGAAGAATTGCCTAAAGTTAGATTTCGAAACGGTATTCAAATCCCGCTTTCAGAATTAGAAAATAATCTTTCAATATTAGATTCAAATAAAAAAATATTGGTGTATTGCCAATCAGGAATAAGAAGTAAAACCGCCGTTGAAATTTTGAAAAAGAATCAATTTCCAAATGTTCAAAGTGTTTCAGGTGGTGCTTTGAAATTAGAAGAAGTTATAGCCAATAATATTCTTTCGATTTAA
- a CDS encoding molybdenum cofactor biosynthesis protein MoaE, with protein sequence MSKKVFIEGAITPEFIADSIAKHQGKHTIGAHNIFLGQVRADVHEEENVVKAIEYTAYEEMANEALAVIRERAFAQFDLVCMHIYHSLGVVKAGEICLFVFVSAGHRTQVYEATEAIVNWIKTEVPIFGKEIFENEDFIWKQNK encoded by the coding sequence ATGAGTAAAAAAGTTTTCATAGAAGGAGCCATAACTCCTGAATTTATAGCCGATTCCATCGCGAAACATCAAGGAAAACATACCATAGGAGCACATAATATTTTCTTAGGTCAAGTTCGCGCCGATGTGCATGAAGAAGAAAATGTAGTAAAAGCGATTGAGTATACAGCTTATGAAGAAATGGCAAATGAAGCTCTGGCGGTTATACGTGAAAGAGCTTTTGCTCAATTTGACTTGGTTTGTATGCACATTTATCACAGTTTGGGTGTGGTTAAAGCCGGTGAAATTTGTTTGTTTGTCTTTGTTTCGGCGGGACATCGCACTCAGGTTTATGAGGCTACTGAGGCTATCGTGAATTGGATTAAAACCGAAGTGCCTATCTTTGGTAAGGAAATTTTTGAAAACGAAGACTTCATTTGGAAGCAAAATAAATAA
- the moaCB gene encoding bifunctional molybdenum cofactor biosynthesis protein MoaC/MoaB: MVDITHKISTLRSATAMATVKVSLPETIEAIQKNLVPKGNVLEMAKTAGLFAVKNTHLSIPDCHPLPIEYTAVAYEIKDLTIDILFTVKTVYKTGVEVEAMHGASIVALTMYDMLKPIDKNIEISTIKLVEKKGGKSSYKNRFRNVLKAAVFVCSDSIFAGDKEDRSGKVIVEKLESYGVETTHYEIIPDEVDFIQNRTKKYVEDNQLVIFTGGTGLSPRDVTPEALEPLLENRIPGIEEAIRNYGQDRMPYAMLSRSVAGTIGDSLVLALPGSVNGAKESMDAVFPHVLHVFHILKGSNHDTK, translated from the coding sequence ATGGTTGATATTACCCATAAAATAAGTACGTTACGTTCGGCAACTGCCATGGCAACTGTAAAAGTAAGTTTGCCAGAAACCATAGAAGCTATTCAGAAAAATTTAGTTCCTAAAGGAAATGTGCTTGAAATGGCTAAAACTGCAGGTTTGTTTGCAGTAAAAAATACACATTTATCCATTCCTGATTGTCATCCTTTGCCTATTGAATATACGGCGGTGGCTTATGAAATCAAGGATTTAACGATTGATATTCTTTTTACGGTTAAAACCGTTTATAAAACAGGAGTTGAGGTTGAAGCTATGCACGGCGCGTCTATTGTGGCGTTGACGATGTATGATATGTTGAAACCTATCGATAAGAATATCGAAATTTCGACTATTAAATTAGTGGAGAAAAAAGGAGGAAAGTCTTCGTATAAAAACAGATTCCGCAATGTTTTAAAAGCGGCTGTTTTTGTTTGTTCCGATTCTATTTTTGCAGGAGATAAGGAAGACCGTTCCGGAAAAGTTATCGTTGAGAAATTAGAATCTTACGGTGTGGAAACGACTCATTACGAAATTATTCCTGATGAAGTTGATTTTATCCAGAACAGAACTAAAAAGTATGTTGAAGATAACCAATTGGTGATTTTTACCGGAGGAACCGGGCTTTCGCCAAGGGATGTTACGCCGGAAGCATTAGAGCCATTATTAGAAAACAGGATTCCGGGAATTGAAGAAGCCATCCGCAATTACGGTCAGGATCGTATGCCTTATGCGATGCTTTCGCGTTCGGTGGCGGGAACTATAGGAGACAGTTTGGTTTTGGCTTTGCCAGGTTCGGTTAATGGTGCCAAAGAATCGATGGATGCTGTTTTTCCACATGTTTTGCATGTTTTTCACATCCTAAAAGGGAGTAATCATGATACCAAATAA
- the moaA gene encoding GTP 3',8-cyclase MoaA, which translates to MIPNNTILTDDFGRKHNYLRISLIEKCNLRCTYCMPAEGIALTPKKELMTADEVFAIAQTFVNNGVNKIRLTGGEPLLRKDFPEIIEKLSQLETEISITTNGILIDKHLEVLKQFKVKNINLSLDTLVATKFNTITLRNQFEKVIDNLHLLLNNDFKVKVNVVLIKGFNDNEIVDFINLTESLPISIRFIEFMPFAGNEWDRSKMISQKQILDQINTHFSEENLEKLEDEQHFTAREFKINNFLGSFGIISSITNPFCDGCNRIRLTANGKIKNCLFSNIETDILTPYRNGAPIETVISNAIKSKKKVRAGMTTLEDVDNPVLNQDNRSMIAIGG; encoded by the coding sequence ATGATACCAAATAACACCATATTGACGGATGATTTTGGTCGTAAACACAATTATTTACGTATTTCTTTAATAGAAAAATGTAATTTACGTTGTACTTATTGCATGCCGGCTGAGGGAATTGCATTGACTCCCAAAAAAGAGTTAATGACCGCCGATGAGGTTTTTGCTATCGCCCAGACATTCGTAAATAATGGAGTTAACAAAATTAGATTGACAGGAGGGGAGCCGCTGTTGCGAAAAGATTTTCCTGAAATCATAGAAAAATTATCCCAATTAGAAACCGAGATTTCGATTACTACTAACGGAATTCTAATTGACAAACATCTGGAAGTATTAAAGCAATTTAAAGTCAAAAACATCAATTTGAGTTTGGATACTTTGGTAGCAACCAAATTCAATACGATTACACTTCGCAATCAGTTTGAAAAAGTAATAGACAATTTACATTTGCTTTTAAATAATGATTTTAAGGTAAAAGTAAATGTGGTGTTGATTAAAGGATTCAATGATAATGAAATCGTTGACTTTATTAACCTAACCGAGTCTTTGCCGATTTCCATTCGTTTTATTGAATTCATGCCTTTTGCAGGAAATGAATGGGACAGGAGTAAGATGATATCACAAAAGCAAATTCTGGACCAAATTAACACTCATTTTTCTGAAGAAAATTTGGAGAAATTAGAAGATGAGCAACATTTTACCGCCAGAGAATTTAAGATAAATAACTTTTTAGGAAGTTTTGGAATCATAAGTTCAATTACCAATCCGTTTTGTGATGGTTGCAATAGAATTCGGCTTACGGCAAATGGGAAAATCAAAAATTGCCTGTTTTCCAATATTGAAACCGATATTTTGACTCCGTATCGCAACGGTGCTCCAATTGAAACCGTGATTAGCAATGCCATTAAAAGCAAGAAAAAAGTTAGGGCAGGAATGACAACTCTTGAAGATGTTGATAATCCGGTTTTAAATCAGGATAATCGTTCTATGATTGCGATTGGGGGGTAA
- a CDS encoding acyl-CoA thioesterase codes for MSIEYKTVDSSKITISELMLPSHTNFSGKIHGGYILSLMDQIAFACGSKFSGNYCVTASVDTVNFLKPVEVGELLTMKASVNYVGNSSMIIGIRVESENIQTGVVKHCNSSYFTMVAKDKEGNNTPVPGLILTTLKEVSRFQNALRQIALKKEKEYQKTVATFGSIETILKSNEYKVRVDFEN; via the coding sequence ATGAGTATCGAATATAAAACTGTTGATTCTTCAAAAATTACGATTTCAGAATTAATGCTGCCATCGCACACTAATTTCAGTGGAAAAATTCACGGTGGTTATATTTTATCCTTGATGGACCAGATTGCCTTTGCTTGTGGTTCTAAATTTTCAGGAAACTACTGTGTAACGGCTTCGGTTGATACCGTAAACTTTCTAAAACCTGTTGAAGTAGGCGAATTACTAACTATGAAAGCTAGTGTAAATTATGTAGGGAATAGCTCTATGATAATTGGTATACGCGTTGAATCTGAAAACATTCAAACAGGTGTTGTCAAACATTGTAATTCTTCATATTTTACTATGGTGGCCAAAGACAAAGAAGGAAATAACACTCCTGTCCCTGGATTAATTTTAACTACCTTAAAAGAAGTGAGTCGCTTTCAAAATGCATTGAGACAAATCGCTTTGAAAAAAGAAAAAGAATACCAAAAAACGGTAGCCACATTTGGTTCTATTGAGACAATATTAAAATCAAATGAATACAAAGTAAGAGTAGATTTTGAAAATTAA
- a CDS encoding rubredoxin, translating to MELTRLIIKGGVISPGELKNIVNLCLEQGLKNISFGSRQDIIFPNGFKYIESENNAKLHIVYPNEQSGNNIVSSYVSTDIFRNTPWLTGNKFLYVLEQFKEQPVLKVNITDPKQQLVPLFTGHINFIASEHEDYWYLYIRLPNWQRMEVYPVLIYSWDIAKIYYEIERLVSEESMGIEMIFNLVSENIDSNNRTIDKPLTIPFYPFPYYEGMNRLGIDQYWLGLYWRNNLYDLAFLNEMCDLCFDCKIGKICITPWKSFIVKGIPKDRKLDWEKFLGKNGINVRHSLLELNWHLPVATDWSLNLKTFLVRTLDQFDISTYGLTFGISDYNRDGHYFTSIVIEKNKLPKDLETIKIRDTYNVLYAKHFDPNTREYIVHTQDIDKLELPSILIELSKKYFNELGNITSVENNTATAATKKEKQEHDIYQCSECLTIYNPEFGDIEQGIDKGILFKELPADYCCSLCEAPKSDFVLLATEKQDI from the coding sequence ATGGAATTAACACGATTAATAATAAAAGGGGGCGTTATTTCGCCAGGTGAGCTAAAAAACATTGTAAACTTATGTCTGGAACAAGGTTTGAAAAACATTTCTTTTGGCTCTAGGCAAGACATTATTTTTCCTAATGGTTTTAAGTATATAGAATCAGAAAATAATGCCAAGCTACACATTGTTTATCCTAATGAACAAAGTGGAAATAACATTGTATCATCTTATGTATCAACAGATATTTTTAGAAATACCCCTTGGCTTACAGGTAACAAGTTCCTGTATGTATTAGAACAATTTAAAGAACAACCTGTTTTAAAAGTAAATATTACCGACCCTAAACAACAATTAGTACCCTTGTTTACTGGACATATTAATTTTATTGCTTCTGAGCACGAAGATTATTGGTATTTATATATTCGACTACCTAATTGGCAACGTATGGAAGTATATCCAGTACTAATTTACAGCTGGGATATTGCTAAAATATATTACGAAATAGAACGTTTGGTTAGTGAAGAATCCATGGGAATCGAAATGATATTCAACTTAGTGAGTGAGAATATTGATTCTAATAACCGTACGATTGACAAGCCATTAACAATTCCTTTTTATCCGTTCCCTTATTATGAAGGAATGAACCGTTTGGGTATAGACCAATACTGGCTAGGTTTATATTGGAGAAACAACCTGTATGATTTAGCATTTCTAAATGAAATGTGCGACTTATGTTTTGATTGCAAAATTGGAAAAATATGTATCACACCATGGAAATCCTTCATCGTAAAAGGGATTCCAAAAGACCGAAAATTAGATTGGGAAAAATTCCTTGGCAAAAACGGAATTAATGTACGTCATTCGCTTTTAGAATTAAACTGGCATTTACCTGTAGCTACTGATTGGTCCTTAAATCTAAAAACTTTCTTAGTTAGGACCTTAGACCAATTTGATATTAGTACTTATGGACTTACCTTTGGTATTTCTGATTACAATCGTGATGGGCATTATTTTACTTCAATAGTAATTGAGAAAAATAAGTTACCCAAAGATTTAGAAACAATAAAAATACGAGACACCTATAATGTCTTGTATGCCAAACATTTTGACCCAAATACTCGTGAATACATTGTTCACACTCAAGATATTGACAAGTTAGAATTACCAAGTATTTTAATCGAATTAAGTAAAAAATACTTTAATGAACTGGGTAATATCACTTCTGTAGAAAATAACACAGCTACTGCTGCAACAAAAAAAGAAAAACAAGAGCATGATATTTACCAATGTTCAGAATGTCTCACTATTTACAATCCAGAATTTGGTGATATCGAACAAGGAATTGACAAAGGAATTCTTTTTAAAGAGCTACCTGCTGACTATTGTTGCTCTTTATGTGAAGCACCAAAATCAGATTTCGTACTTTTGGCTACAGAAAAACAAGATATCTAA
- a CDS encoding nitrate reductase codes for MQNSEIKTTCSYCGVGCGIIVSKDSSNGVTVKGDVDHPVNRGMLCSKGMNLHYVANDTSDRILYPEMRWSKSHPLERVTWDEGLDRAAAVFSSIIKKHGPDSVGFYISGQCLTEEYYLVNKLVKGFLKTNNIDTNSRLCMSSAVAGYKKTFGEDSVPISYEDIELADTFLITGANPAWCHPILFRRLEQHKEKNPNVKVIVIDPRKTDTALSADLHLQILPGSDIILYHALAKRIIEKGYADIDFIKKHTENFEAYKDLVLSTSLEKATQLCGISIKEIDLAVDLIGKAQGFLTLWAMGLNQSAVGVDKNTALLNISLLTGHVGKPGSGPFSLTGQPNAMGGREVGGMANLLAVHKELANPEHRQEVADFWGVDSISEKPGLTATEMFAALESGKMKAVWIICTNPMVSLPNSRQAERALKNAKFVVVQEISHNADTAKFADLLLPAAGWLEKEGTMTNSERRISYLPKGINPPGEALPDFEILIRFAKKMGFTGFNFNTTEDVYKEYSQMTKNTHIDVSYLNYNRLKQEGTFQWPVPDYGHPGTPRLFTDKKFYTPSQKAIFNLPTTIENTSVEPDDNFPLILTTGRIRDQWHTMTKTGKVSRLLSHIPSPYLEINPIDAFKTGIENGDVAVVNSRNGEVRVKVKVTDTIKEGVVFLPMHWGKQLENDLNRTNNLTNTLVDPVSKEPDFKYTAVAVKKYEKTFQKIAIVGAGAASFRFIQNYRELNTTDEIIVFSNEANPFYNRVLLPEYVTNELSWENLLKIRTDDGLSKLNIKLKAAVSIDNVDTINKTITDSQGETHTFDRLILATGSRPFIPENAQLHLPGRFTMRRKDDADKLKNYLDQTNLAPEDQHVVIVGGGLLGLELAAALKHKKVKITIIQRASRLMERQLDQISCKLLAEEVQLRDIQIYFDNEVSTVFESDFPNELEIALKSGRILTANAIVYAIGTIPNIEIAKEAGIVCGRGVKVNQYLQSSNPDVFAIGEIAEFEGKLFGITSAAEEQADILANYFAGDISSFYKGSVLMNILKLEDINLCSIGDINIPENDDSYEEIVFADLKKRYYKKCIVKDDLLVGAILMGDKSEFAEFKTMIESKIELSEKRNQLLRGSNASAKPVIGKLVCSCSQVGVGNIEVAIKTGTTNFTELCKSTGAGLGCGSCKTEVKEILAKCK; via the coding sequence ATGCAAAATTCAGAAATCAAAACTACATGTTCCTATTGTGGAGTAGGATGTGGAATAATTGTAAGCAAGGATTCTAGCAATGGAGTTACAGTAAAAGGAGATGTCGATCATCCAGTTAATCGCGGGATGTTGTGTTCTAAAGGAATGAACCTACATTATGTAGCCAACGACACTTCTGATAGAATTCTTTATCCTGAAATGCGTTGGAGCAAATCACACCCTTTGGAGCGTGTCACTTGGGATGAAGGCTTAGATCGTGCCGCAGCCGTATTCTCTTCTATTATAAAAAAGCACGGACCTGATAGTGTAGGCTTTTATATCTCAGGACAATGCTTAACCGAAGAATATTATCTCGTTAATAAATTGGTCAAAGGTTTTCTAAAAACCAATAATATTGATACTAATTCTCGTTTGTGTATGAGTTCGGCCGTAGCAGGCTATAAAAAAACATTTGGAGAAGATTCGGTACCTATCTCCTATGAAGATATTGAATTAGCAGATACCTTCTTGATAACGGGTGCTAATCCTGCTTGGTGCCACCCTATTTTGTTTAGACGTTTAGAACAGCATAAGGAGAAAAACCCTAATGTAAAAGTAATTGTAATCGACCCAAGAAAAACAGATACTGCTTTATCTGCCGATTTACATTTGCAAATTTTACCAGGGAGCGATATTATCTTATACCATGCATTGGCAAAAAGAATTATCGAAAAAGGCTATGCTGATATTGATTTCATCAAAAAACACACTGAAAATTTTGAAGCATATAAGGATTTAGTACTCTCTACTTCATTAGAAAAAGCAACTCAATTGTGTGGTATTTCAATAAAAGAAATTGATCTAGCCGTAGATTTAATAGGTAAAGCCCAAGGATTCCTTACCTTATGGGCAATGGGATTGAACCAAAGTGCCGTAGGTGTTGATAAGAATACTGCTTTGCTTAACATTTCTTTACTAACAGGACATGTGGGGAAACCGGGTTCAGGACCATTTTCATTAACTGGACAACCCAACGCAATGGGTGGCCGTGAAGTGGGTGGAATGGCAAATTTACTTGCCGTTCATAAAGAATTAGCCAACCCTGAACACCGCCAAGAAGTTGCTGATTTTTGGGGAGTAGATTCCATTTCCGAAAAACCAGGACTAACAGCAACCGAAATGTTTGCCGCTTTAGAATCAGGGAAAATGAAAGCCGTATGGATTATTTGTACCAATCCAATGGTAAGCTTACCTAATTCCAGACAAGCCGAAAGAGCATTGAAAAATGCTAAATTTGTTGTGGTTCAAGAGATATCACACAATGCCGATACAGCTAAATTTGCCGACTTACTGCTTCCTGCTGCGGGATGGTTAGAAAAAGAAGGAACTATGACCAATTCGGAAAGAAGAATTTCTTATCTCCCAAAAGGAATAAACCCTCCTGGTGAAGCGCTTCCTGACTTTGAAATCCTTATCCGATTTGCCAAAAAAATGGGATTTACAGGTTTTAATTTCAATACTACCGAAGATGTCTATAAGGAATATTCACAAATGACAAAAAATACGCATATTGATGTTTCTTACCTTAACTATAACCGATTAAAACAAGAAGGAACTTTTCAATGGCCTGTCCCAGATTATGGACATCCTGGTACTCCTCGCCTTTTTACCGATAAAAAATTCTATACACCTTCTCAAAAAGCCATTTTCAATTTACCTACAACAATTGAAAACACCTCTGTAGAACCTGATGACAACTTCCCTCTTATTCTTACTACTGGTCGAATCAGAGACCAATGGCACACCATGACTAAGACTGGGAAAGTTTCTCGTTTACTATCTCATATTCCTAGTCCTTACCTCGAAATCAATCCAATAGATGCCTTCAAAACAGGTATTGAAAATGGGGATGTTGCAGTGGTTAATAGCCGAAATGGAGAAGTAAGAGTTAAGGTTAAAGTAACAGATACCATTAAAGAAGGAGTCGTATTTTTACCTATGCATTGGGGCAAACAATTAGAAAACGATCTAAATAGAACTAACAATCTAACAAATACTCTTGTTGATCCTGTTTCTAAAGAACCTGATTTTAAGTATACCGCAGTAGCTGTAAAAAAATACGAAAAAACATTTCAAAAAATAGCTATCGTAGGGGCTGGAGCAGCTTCTTTCCGATTCATTCAAAACTACAGAGAATTAAACACAACCGATGAGATTATTGTTTTCTCTAACGAGGCCAATCCTTTTTACAACCGTGTACTGTTACCTGAATATGTAACCAATGAATTATCTTGGGAAAATTTATTAAAAATTAGAACGGATGATGGCTTAAGTAAACTAAATATAAAATTAAAAGCTGCTGTGAGTATTGATAATGTAGATACTATCAACAAAACAATCACAGACAGTCAAGGCGAAACCCATACTTTTGACCGTTTAATTCTGGCAACAGGTAGTCGTCCGTTTATTCCAGAAAATGCACAATTACATTTACCTGGTCGTTTTACTATGCGTAGAAAAGACGATGCCGATAAATTGAAAAACTATTTGGATCAAACCAATTTAGCCCCAGAAGACCAACATGTAGTAATTGTAGGTGGTGGTTTATTAGGTTTAGAATTAGCCGCAGCTCTAAAACATAAAAAAGTAAAAATAACCATTATTCAAAGAGCTTCCCGATTGATGGAACGTCAATTGGATCAAATCTCTTGTAAATTATTAGCTGAAGAAGTACAACTTCGAGATATCCAAATTTATTTTGATAATGAAGTAAGTACTGTTTTTGAGTCCGATTTTCCAAACGAGTTAGAAATAGCACTTAAAAGTGGTAGAATCCTAACCGCTAATGCCATTGTATATGCCATTGGAACAATTCCTAATATTGAAATTGCTAAAGAAGCTGGTATTGTTTGTGGCCGTGGTGTAAAAGTAAATCAATACCTTCAATCTTCTAATCCAGATGTTTTTGCTATTGGAGAAATTGCGGAGTTTGAAGGCAAATTATTTGGAATTACCTCTGCTGCCGAAGAACAAGCCGATATATTAGCGAATTATTTTGCTGGAGATATTAGTAGTTTTTACAAAGGATCTGTTTTAATGAATATTCTTAAATTAGAGGATATTAATCTTTGTAGCATTGGCGATATTAATATCCCTGAAAATGACGACAGCTACGAAGAAATTGTTTTCGCTGATTTGAAAAAACGATATTATAAAAAATGTATCGTTAAAGACGATTTATTAGTAGGGGCTATTTTAATGGGTGACAAAAGTGAATTTGCCGAATTCAAAACCATGATTGAAAGCAAAATTGAACTGTCTGAGAAAAGAAACCAACTGCTAAGAGGAAGTAACGCTAGTGCAAAACCAGTAATAGGTAAACTTGTTTGTTCTTGCAGCCAGGTTGGTGTAGGAAACATTGAAGTAGCAATCAAAACTGGAACAACCAACTTCACCGAATTATGTAAATCTACAGGTGCAGGTCTTGGATGTGGTAGCTGTAAAACTGAAGTAAAAGAGATTTTAGCAAAGTGTAAATGA
- a CDS encoding CmpA/NrtA family ABC transporter substrate-binding protein — protein sequence MKKTTQKIAKLFSRLMLAGLVTLVSLTSITTSAQGDPIKLGFIPLTDCSPIVMAKELGLFKKYGVEVIVTKESSWANVRDKILTGELDGAHCLYSMPFSVYTGVGGKAGSEMKIAMMLNSNGQAITLSNDFCGKVGFKDMAKVAPVVAAKLKAEKEVTFAMTFPGGTHDLWLRNWLAIAGVNQKTSKIITIPPPQMVANMKVGNMDGFCVGEPWGGVAAMQGVGFTQIATQDIWKDHPEKALVVNKDFAAKRREDLKKVMKAILEACIWLDVPANRKKTADIIGRAPYVNANNDVIQDRLNGEYNLGCKLGQKIYKGDQMVFHKGGLVNFPRKSYAIWAMAQYVRFGYLKEAPNYKAIADKLILQDLYKEVAASMKVKVPADDMKPFSLTIDKTVFNPANPAAYLKVVRK from the coding sequence ATGAAAAAAACAACACAAAAAATAGCAAAACTTTTTTCAAGATTGATGCTAGCAGGATTGGTAACCTTGGTTTCATTAACATCAATTACAACAAGCGCACAAGGTGATCCTATCAAATTAGGTTTTATTCCTCTTACGGATTGTTCACCTATTGTAATGGCCAAAGAGTTGGGTTTGTTTAAAAAATATGGTGTAGAAGTAATTGTAACCAAAGAATCTTCTTGGGCAAATGTTAGGGATAAAATCTTAACAGGAGAATTAGATGGAGCACACTGCTTGTATTCGATGCCTTTCTCAGTATACACAGGAGTGGGGGGAAAAGCAGGATCGGAAATGAAAATAGCGATGATGCTTAATTCAAATGGTCAAGCAATTACATTGTCAAATGATTTTTGTGGAAAAGTTGGTTTTAAAGATATGGCAAAAGTAGCTCCAGTAGTTGCCGCTAAATTAAAAGCCGAAAAAGAAGTAACGTTTGCAATGACTTTCCCAGGAGGAACACACGATTTGTGGTTACGTAACTGGTTAGCTATTGCAGGGGTGAATCAAAAAACATCAAAAATTATCACTATTCCACCTCCACAGATGGTTGCAAATATGAAAGTGGGTAACATGGATGGATTCTGTGTAGGAGAGCCTTGGGGTGGTGTTGCTGCTATGCAAGGAGTAGGGTTTACTCAAATTGCCACACAAGATATTTGGAAAGATCACCCAGAAAAAGCATTGGTCGTAAACAAAGATTTTGCTGCCAAAAGGAGAGAAGATCTTAAAAAAGTAATGAAAGCAATTTTAGAAGCGTGTATATGGTTAGATGTTCCTGCTAATCGTAAAAAAACAGCCGATATCATAGGAAGAGCACCTTATGTAAATGCTAATAACGATGTTATTCAGGATCGTTTGAATGGTGAATACAATCTGGGTTGTAAGTTAGGACAAAAGATTTATAAAGGTGACCAAATGGTTTTCCACAAAGGAGGATTGGTGAATTTCCCTCGTAAATCGTATGCAATTTGGGCTATGGCGCAGTATGTAAGATTTGGATATTTGAAAGAAGCGCCAAATTATAAAGCAATTGCTGATAAATTAATTCTACAGGATTTATACAAAGAAGTGGCTGCAAGTATGAAAGTAAAAGTACCTGCGGATGATATGAAGCCATTTTCATTGACAATTGACAAAACGGTTTTTAATCCTGCAAATCCAGCGGCTTACCTAAAAGTAGTAAGAAAATAA